In one window of Cynocephalus volans isolate mCynVol1 chromosome 6, mCynVol1.pri, whole genome shotgun sequence DNA:
- the LOC134381191 gene encoding GTPase IMAP family member 7-like encodes MADSSSEDHSLRIVLVGKTGSGKSATANTILGKEAFDSRVAAHAVTKACQRASREWKGRELLVVDTPGFFDTRESLTATCEEISRCVLFSCPGPHAIVVVLQLGPYTDEEQKTIALIKSLFGKPAMQYMIILFTRKEELEDQSLEDFIANASVNLKNIIRECGGRCCAFNNRAGEAEKEDQVQELVELIDKMVRSNGGTYFSDAIYRDVKEKLKRETEILKKTYTDQLNEEIKRVEEEYAHRSEQKKKEIIILIKMKYQEKIEGIREEAERITCKCIFCWIMNVLSEIWDSFFK; translated from the coding sequence ATGGCTGACTCTTCCTCTGAGGACCACTCTCTGAGGATCGTTCTGGTAGGGAAAACTGGAAGTGGAAAAAGTGCAACAGCAAACACCATCCTTGGGAAGGAAGCCTTTGATTCTAGAGTTGCTGCCCACGCTGTTACAAAGGCCTGTCAAAGAGCATCCCGGGAATGGAAGGGGAGAGAACTGCTCGTTGTTGACACCCCAGGGTTCTTTGACACCAGGGAGAGCCTGACAGCCACCTGCGAGGAAATCAGCCGGTGCGTCCTCTTCTCCTGCCCAGGACCTCACGCCATTGTCGTGGTTCTCCAGCTGGGTCCCTACACAGACGAGGAGCAGAAGACCATTGCATTGATCAAGTCTCTCTTTGGGAAGCCAGCCATGCAGTACATGATCATCTTGTTCACTCGCAAAGAAGAGCTGGAGGACCAGAGCCTAGAGGACTTTATAGCCAATGCCagtgtgaacctgaaaaacatcATCAGGGAGTGTGGGGGCCGCTGCTGTGCCTTCAACAACAGAGCAGGGGAGGCTGAGAAGGAAGATCAGGTGCAGGAGCTGGTGGAGCTGATAGACAAGATGGTGCGGAGCAACGGAGGGACATACTTTTCTGATGCCATTTACAGGGAcgtaaaggaaaagctgaaacgAGAGACAGAGATCTTGAAGAAAACCTACACTGACCAGCTAAATGAGGAAATTAAACGAGTAGAAGAGGAATATGCTCATAGATCAGagcaaaaaaagaaggaaataataatattgataaagatgaaatatcaagaaaaaatcGAAGGTATAAGGGAAGAGGCTGAGCGCATtacatgtaaatgtattttctgctGGATTATGAATGTGCTTTCAGAAATATGGGATTCCTTTTTCAAgtaa